CTTAATAGATGCGTCAGAATTTAATCCAACAATGAGAATATCACCTAACGCCTTTGCCTTTTGCAAAGACCGAACATGACCAACATGCAAAATATCAAAC
The window above is part of the Candidatus Woesearchaeota archaeon genome. Proteins encoded here:
- a CDS encoding D-glycero-beta-D-manno-heptose 1-phosphate adenylyltransferase — protein: MRKKVLSARELKQVCEKLRAQGKTIVTTNGAFDILHVGHVRSLQKAKALGDILIVGLNSDASIK